A single genomic interval of Saccharothrix saharensis harbors:
- a CDS encoding CGNR zinc finger domain-containing protein gives MDTDAPLLGEPLPVELMNTVWADRDGVHDALRDRDGVRAWLRRVCARTDLLSPGDLDRLTTPDLDRLAHRLTGLRDALRRLAAEATGDPRPAAASDVRELDAAVAVLNEAAGDTPRWSVLTWTPGGAPSRHTRTSGQAASAAVSAIAEDAVTLFSQDARDQLRACFGPGCVLYFLKDHPRREWCSAGCGNRARSARHYRRHRGTTA, from the coding sequence ATGGACACGGACGCGCCGCTGCTGGGCGAGCCGCTGCCGGTCGAGTTGATGAACACCGTCTGGGCCGACCGGGACGGCGTGCACGACGCGCTGCGCGACCGCGACGGCGTCCGGGCGTGGCTGCGCCGCGTCTGCGCCAGGACGGACCTGCTCTCCCCGGGCGACCTCGACCGGCTCACCACGCCCGACCTGGACCGGCTCGCGCACCGGCTGACCGGCCTGCGCGACGCGCTGCGCAGGCTGGCCGCCGAGGCCACCGGGGATCCCCGCCCGGCAGCCGCGTCCGACGTGCGCGAACTCGACGCGGCCGTGGCCGTGCTCAACGAGGCCGCCGGCGACACGCCCCGCTGGTCGGTGCTGACGTGGACACCCGGCGGTGCGCCTTCCCGGCACACCCGCACCAGCGGCCAAGCCGCCTCGGCCGCCGTCTCGGCCATCGCCGAGGACGCCGTCACGCTGTTCAGCCAGGACGCCCGCGACCAGCTTCGCGCGTGCTTCGGACCCGGCTGCGTCCTGTACTTCCTCAAGGACCACCCCCGCCGCGAGTGGTGCTCGGCGGGTTGCGGCAACCGCGCGCGCTCCGCCCGCCACTACCGACGCCACCGGGGCACGACGGCGTGA
- a CDS encoding pyridoxamine 5'-phosphate oxidase family protein — MSGFHEGELAVQRRAGVSDDAARLSAMVAPAQLSAGVARFLAERTFAAITARDDDGVLWLSPLTGPPGFLHVDPPTALTARTSPAAGDPLRGLPADQPVGLIAVEFALRRRLRLNGTLVDAGVDGLRVDVEQAFGNCPQYIQGRLLHATSANPGAAPVRRGEQPTPDDVDLIRRADTVLVGTTHPTRGNDASHRGGAPGFVRVEGGGLWWPDYSGNNMFTTLGNIHADPETALLFLDFTTGRTLHLSGRAEVEWTGPGALGDDDRTGRRVHFTPRHVVAGRLLPLRADAVSPSPYNPPLTTQ; from the coding sequence ATGTCCGGTTTCCACGAAGGAGAGCTGGCCGTGCAGCGACGGGCGGGTGTCTCCGACGACGCCGCACGGCTGTCGGCCATGGTCGCCCCGGCCCAGTTGAGCGCGGGGGTGGCGCGGTTCCTCGCCGAGCGCACCTTCGCCGCGATCACCGCACGCGACGACGACGGCGTCCTGTGGCTCTCCCCGCTCACCGGCCCGCCGGGGTTCCTGCACGTCGACCCGCCCACCGCGCTCACCGCGCGGACGTCACCGGCCGCGGGCGATCCGCTCCGCGGCCTGCCGGCCGACCAGCCGGTGGGGCTGATCGCGGTCGAGTTCGCCCTCCGCAGGCGCCTGCGCCTCAACGGCACCCTGGTCGACGCCGGGGTCGACGGGCTGCGCGTCGACGTGGAGCAGGCGTTCGGCAACTGCCCCCAGTACATCCAGGGACGACTCCTCCACGCCACCTCCGCGAACCCGGGCGCCGCACCGGTCCGGCGCGGGGAACAGCCCACACCCGACGACGTCGACCTGATCCGCCGCGCCGACACGGTCCTCGTCGGCACCACCCACCCGACCCGCGGCAACGACGCGTCGCACCGAGGTGGCGCACCGGGGTTCGTGCGCGTCGAGGGAGGAGGGCTGTGGTGGCCCGACTACTCGGGCAACAACATGTTCACCACCCTGGGCAACATCCACGCCGATCCCGAAACCGCCCTGCTGTTCCTCGACTTCACCACCGGCCGCACCCTGCACCTGTCGGGCCGGGCCGAGGTCGAGTGGACCGGTCCGGGAGCCCTCGGCGACGACGACCGCACGGGACGTCGCGTCCACTTCACCCCGCGGCACGTGGTCGCCGGCCGACTGCTGCCGCTGCGCGCCGACGCCGTGTCCCCGTCCCCGTACAACCCGCCGCTCACCACCCAGTGA
- a CDS encoding nuclear transport factor 2 family protein — MTDARPPFPPFDLDDALAKVQAAEDAWNTRDPHRVALAYTEDSAWRNRDVFLTGRREIVRFLTAKWERELDYALRKSLWGFRENRIAVRFQYEWHDAAGQWFRSYGNELWEFAGNGLMRRREASINDVRIEEADRRCFGPRSPGERGPDHDIPLA, encoded by the coding sequence GTGACCGACGCCCGCCCGCCGTTCCCGCCGTTCGACCTCGACGACGCCCTCGCCAAGGTCCAAGCCGCCGAAGACGCCTGGAACACCCGCGACCCGCACCGCGTCGCCCTCGCCTACACCGAGGACTCGGCGTGGCGCAACCGGGACGTCTTCCTCACCGGTCGGCGGGAGATCGTCCGGTTCCTCACCGCCAAGTGGGAGCGCGAACTCGACTACGCGCTGCGCAAGAGCCTGTGGGGGTTCCGCGAGAACCGCATCGCCGTCCGCTTCCAGTACGAGTGGCACGACGCGGCGGGCCAGTGGTTCCGCTCCTACGGCAACGAGCTGTGGGAGTTCGCCGGCAACGGCCTGATGCGCCGCCGCGAGGCGAGCATCAACGACGTGCGCATCGAGGAAGCCGACCGCCGCTGCTTCGGCCCCCGCTCCCCCGGAGAACGCGGCCCCGATCACGACATCCCGCTCGCCTGA
- a CDS encoding universal stress protein, which produces MGGFTGMPLGSTSQALVHHAECPLAVVRPRWGSTAGRGWPVSAAVAAGIDPERLREDHRRVLDELVAEVGGDARPVPAEGDARDVLVKGFRRAGCRDRGRVLRGSGGRSSGGRLPRCARR; this is translated from the coding sequence ATGGGCGGCTTCACCGGCATGCCGCTCGGCTCCACCAGCCAGGCCCTCGTCCACCACGCCGAGTGCCCGCTCGCAGTGGTCCGCCCCCGGTGGGGATCAACCGCGGGGAGGGGGTGGCCGGTGTCGGCCGCGGTCGCGGCCGGCATCGACCCGGAGCGGCTGCGCGAGGACCACCGGCGCGTGCTGGACGAGCTGGTGGCCGAGGTCGGTGGTGACGCGCGGCCCGTGCCGGCCGAGGGCGATGCCCGCGACGTGCTGGTGAAGGGGTTCAGGCGAGCGGGATGTCGTGATCGGGGCCGCGTTCTCCGGGGGAGCGGGGGCCGAAGCAGCGGCGGTCGGCTTCCTCGATGCGCACGTCGTTGA
- a CDS encoding Acg family FMN-binding oxidoreductase produces MTNVTGVLGLAVDEVTDVLTAAALAPSVHNTQPWRFRLAPDRIELHVDPARRLPATDPEDRELRLSCGAALFNLRLALRERGIRPLVTLMPGAEAPGALATVRHGGFRDLDEETRQLIAAIPARRSNRKPFRDAPVPVGHRHALVRAAERERSWLHVVTDRDERARLQGFVARAHRIQCEHPGVRAELTGWTGPRTGDGIPPTSAGVRPAPQDEWALRDFQAAERTPGKDYESDPLVVVLCSFYDGALAELQAGQALQRVLLTATTLGLSASFLSQAIEVRPVREELRRALGGALEPQTVLRVGFGSPVPAGPRRAVEDLLLTPIAAT; encoded by the coding sequence ATGACGAACGTGACCGGGGTGCTCGGGTTGGCGGTGGACGAGGTGACCGACGTGCTCACCGCCGCGGCACTCGCCCCGTCGGTGCACAACACCCAGCCGTGGCGGTTCCGCCTCGCGCCCGACCGGATCGAGCTGCACGTCGACCCGGCTCGCAGGCTGCCCGCCACCGACCCGGAGGACCGGGAACTGCGGCTGTCGTGCGGCGCCGCGCTGTTCAACCTGCGGCTGGCGCTGCGCGAACGCGGCATCCGACCGCTGGTGACGCTGATGCCCGGCGCGGAGGCGCCCGGCGCGCTCGCCACCGTCCGCCACGGCGGGTTCCGCGACTTGGACGAGGAGACCCGGCAGCTCATCGCGGCGATCCCGGCGCGGCGGTCCAACCGCAAGCCGTTCCGGGACGCGCCGGTGCCCGTCGGACACCGGCACGCGCTGGTGCGGGCGGCCGAACGGGAGCGGTCGTGGCTGCACGTGGTGACCGACCGCGACGAGCGGGCCCGACTTCAGGGCTTCGTGGCCAGGGCGCACCGCATCCAGTGCGAACACCCCGGTGTCCGGGCCGAGCTGACCGGCTGGACCGGCCCGCGGACCGGGGACGGCATCCCGCCCACGTCCGCCGGCGTGCGACCGGCACCCCAGGACGAGTGGGCGTTGCGCGACTTCCAGGCCGCCGAGCGGACACCGGGCAAGGACTACGAGTCGGACCCGCTGGTCGTGGTGCTGTGCTCGTTCTACGACGGCGCGCTCGCCGAGCTCCAGGCGGGCCAGGCGCTGCAACGCGTGCTGCTCACCGCCACCACCCTCGGGCTGTCCGCGTCGTTCCTGTCCCAGGCGATCGAGGTGCGCCCCGTGCGCGAGGAGCTGCGCCGCGCCCTCGGCGGCGCGCTCGAACCGCAGACCGTGCTGCGCGTCGGCTTCGGCTCACCGGTTCCCGCCGGCCCCCGCCGCGCCGTCGAGGACCTGCTGCTCACGCCGATCGCCGCTACCTGA
- the narI gene encoding respiratory nitrate reductase subunit gamma produces MTEPSTLDIMLWVVVPYVAIAVFVVGHFWRYRYDKFGWTTRSSQLYESRLLRLGSPLFHFGILIVALGHVGGVLVPKSWTEAAGIGDTAYHVVAVVLGVLAGLCTLAGAAILVYRRRTVGPVFSATTRNDKVMYVLLVGAIVLGLGTTVLGNLTDHPHDYRDTVSPWFRSIFYLQPEPELMAAAPLGFQLHALVAWALFAFWPFSRLVHVFSMPLGYLTRPYIVYRSRDPRLGNRPVRRGWERVR; encoded by the coding sequence ATGACCGAGCCGAGCACCCTCGACATCATGCTGTGGGTCGTCGTGCCGTACGTGGCCATCGCGGTGTTCGTCGTCGGGCACTTCTGGCGCTACCGCTACGACAAGTTCGGCTGGACCACCCGGTCCTCCCAGCTGTACGAGAGCCGGTTGCTGCGCCTGGGCAGCCCGCTGTTCCACTTCGGCATCCTCATCGTCGCGCTCGGCCACGTCGGCGGCGTGCTGGTGCCGAAGTCCTGGACCGAGGCGGCCGGGATCGGCGACACCGCCTACCACGTCGTCGCGGTGGTGCTCGGCGTGCTGGCCGGGCTGTGCACGCTGGCGGGCGCGGCGATCCTGGTCTACCGCCGCCGCACGGTCGGCCCGGTGTTCTCCGCGACCACCCGCAACGACAAGGTGATGTACGTGCTGCTGGTCGGCGCGATCGTGCTCGGCCTGGGCACGACGGTGCTGGGCAACCTCACCGACCACCCGCACGACTACCGCGACACGGTGTCACCCTGGTTCCGCTCGATCTTCTACCTCCAGCCGGAGCCGGAGCTCATGGCCGCCGCGCCGCTGGGCTTCCAGCTGCACGCGCTCGTGGCGTGGGCGCTGTTCGCGTTCTGGCCGTTCAGCCGCCTGGTGCACGTGTTCTCGATGCCGCTGGGCTACCTCACCAGGCCCTACATCGTCTACCGCAGCCGTGACCCGAGGCTGGGCAACCGGCCGGTCCGGCGCGGGTGGGAGCGGGTGCGATGA
- the narJ gene encoding nitrate reductase molybdenum cofactor assembly chaperone, which translates to MNPAQRATAWQVQSLLLGYPDEQSYARLPLLRAATRTLPAPLAVPLRAFLDHMAATPPTDLAADYVATFDHRKRFSPYLTYFAYGDTRKRGMALLRFKHAYRAAGLEPDDGELPDHLAVVLEFAATGDAATGLRLMGEHRAGLELIRLGLRESGSPWAHVLESVSATLPSLGRHEHDAIARLAAEGPPEEEVGLAPFAPPEYMPRGGPR; encoded by the coding sequence GTGAACCCGGCCCAGCGCGCCACCGCGTGGCAGGTCCAGTCCCTGCTCCTGGGCTACCCCGACGAGCAGTCGTACGCCCGGCTGCCGCTGCTGCGCGCCGCGACCCGGACCCTGCCCGCGCCGCTCGCCGTGCCGCTGCGCGCGTTCCTCGACCACATGGCCGCCACCCCGCCCACCGACCTCGCCGCGGACTACGTGGCCACGTTCGACCACCGCAAGCGGTTCAGCCCCTACCTCACCTACTTCGCCTACGGCGACACCCGCAAGCGCGGCATGGCGTTGCTGCGGTTCAAGCACGCCTACCGGGCCGCCGGGCTGGAACCCGACGACGGCGAGCTGCCCGACCACCTCGCCGTGGTGCTGGAGTTCGCCGCCACCGGCGACGCGGCCACCGGCCTGCGGCTGATGGGCGAGCACCGCGCCGGGTTGGAGCTCATCCGCCTCGGGCTGCGCGAGTCGGGCTCACCGTGGGCGCACGTGCTGGAGTCGGTGTCGGCGACCCTGCCGTCCCTGGGACGCCACGAGCACGACGCGATCGCCCGCCTGGCCGCCGAAGGGCCGCCCGAGGAAGAGGTCGGCCTGGCCCCGTTCGCCCCACCGGAGTACATGCCACGAGGAGGGCCGCGATGA
- the narH gene encoding nitrate reductase subunit beta has product MRVMAQMAMVMNLDKCIGCHTCSVTCKQAWTNRSGVEYVWFNNVETRPGQGYPRGYEDQERWRGGWALTGRGRLKLKGGGRLRKLLTIFSNPKMPALDDYYEPWTYDYDNLTDAPAQEHTPVARPRSLISGEPTRITWSANWDDNLGGAPDHGDRDPLLKGIADKVKFEFERTFMFYLPRICEHCLNPSCAASCPSGAIYKRSEDGIVLVDQDRCRGWRMCVSGCPYKKVYFNHRTGKAEKCTFCFPRVEVGIPTVCAETCVGRLRYIGLVLYDADEVLRAATTPDDEDLYEAQRQVFLDPHDPAVVRAADRAGIPADWVEAAQRSPIHALVNEFRVALPLHPEYRTLPMVWYIPPLSPVVDVVRDTGHDAEDHGNLFAAVEALRIPVEYLAQLFTAGDVEPVNAVLRRLAAMRSYLRDINLGREPQEAIAAKVGMTGEQLYDMYRLLALAKYDERYVIPPAHAEQAHGLEELATECSLDYEGGPGMGGSGPFGEGSGGTSPIAVENFRMLRDRQTADTLAAPVDKGNRVNLLNWDGKGHPEGLFPPRDRPGGGDPAGEVEPKP; this is encoded by the coding sequence ATGCGCGTCATGGCCCAGATGGCGATGGTGATGAACCTGGACAAGTGCATCGGCTGCCACACCTGCTCGGTCACCTGCAAGCAGGCCTGGACCAACCGCTCGGGGGTCGAGTACGTCTGGTTCAACAACGTCGAGACCCGTCCCGGGCAGGGCTACCCGCGTGGCTACGAGGACCAGGAGCGGTGGCGCGGCGGCTGGGCGCTGACCGGGCGCGGACGGCTCAAGCTCAAGGGCGGCGGGCGGCTGCGCAAGCTGCTCACCATCTTCAGCAACCCGAAGATGCCCGCCCTGGACGACTACTACGAGCCCTGGACCTACGACTACGACAACCTCACCGACGCGCCCGCGCAGGAGCACACCCCGGTCGCCCGGCCCCGGTCGTTGATCAGCGGCGAGCCCACCCGGATCACCTGGTCGGCGAACTGGGACGACAACCTGGGCGGCGCGCCCGACCACGGCGACCGCGACCCGTTGCTGAAGGGCATCGCGGACAAGGTGAAGTTCGAGTTCGAGCGGACGTTCATGTTCTACCTGCCGCGCATCTGCGAGCACTGCCTCAACCCGTCGTGCGCCGCGTCGTGCCCGTCCGGTGCGATCTACAAGCGGTCCGAGGACGGGATCGTGCTGGTCGACCAGGACCGCTGCCGGGGTTGGCGCATGTGCGTGTCGGGCTGCCCGTACAAGAAGGTGTACTTCAACCACCGCACCGGCAAGGCCGAGAAGTGCACGTTCTGCTTCCCGCGCGTGGAGGTGGGCATCCCGACCGTGTGCGCGGAGACGTGCGTGGGACGCCTGCGGTACATCGGGCTGGTCCTCTACGACGCCGACGAGGTGCTGCGGGCCGCCACCACACCGGACGACGAGGACCTGTACGAGGCGCAGCGGCAGGTGTTCCTGGACCCGCACGACCCGGCCGTGGTCCGCGCGGCCGACCGCGCCGGCATCCCGGCGGACTGGGTCGAGGCCGCGCAGCGCTCGCCGATCCACGCCCTGGTCAACGAGTTCCGCGTGGCGCTGCCGCTGCACCCGGAGTACCGCACCCTGCCGATGGTCTGGTACATCCCGCCGCTGTCCCCGGTCGTGGACGTCGTCCGCGACACCGGTCACGACGCCGAGGACCACGGCAACCTCTTCGCCGCCGTCGAGGCGCTGCGCATCCCGGTGGAGTACCTCGCGCAGCTGTTCACCGCCGGCGACGTCGAGCCGGTGAACGCCGTGCTGCGGCGCCTGGCCGCGATGCGCAGCTACCTGCGCGACATCAACCTGGGCCGAGAGCCCCAGGAGGCCATCGCGGCGAAGGTCGGCATGACCGGCGAGCAGCTCTACGACATGTACCGGCTGCTCGCCCTGGCGAAGTACGACGAGCGCTACGTCATCCCGCCCGCGCACGCCGAGCAGGCGCACGGGCTGGAGGAGCTGGCCACCGAGTGCAGCCTGGACTACGAGGGCGGCCCGGGCATGGGCGGCTCCGGGCCGTTCGGCGAGGGCTCGGGCGGCACGTCGCCGATCGCGGTGGAGAACTTCCGGATGCTGCGCGACCGCCAGACCGCCGACACCCTGGCCGCCCCGGTCGACAAGGGCAACCGGGTCAACCTGCTCAACTGGGACGGCAAGGGGCACCCGGAGGGGTTGTTCCCGCCGCGCGACCGGCCCGGCGGGGGAGACCCGGCGGGCGAAGTGGAACCGAAGCCGTGA